From the genome of Magnolia sinica isolate HGM2019 chromosome 12, MsV1, whole genome shotgun sequence:
atcatggatagcgtcccaccgtcccaatccaGCGGACGGTGTGGTTATAaaagaaatacatcaaggtgggtcccacccgaaaTTTAAATCTATCACatcctctttgtaatgccataaatgATCTCTTCCGATGGTTGGacgatatagataaaacacatatcatgtgggacccatgtccttggacggtgaggatgaaacccatacatcagggccccacgATGTCTGGACGATGCTGatcaaacacaaacatcaaggtggggccccacatccAAGATCAGGAtggacagatggacagtgtggaataacaaatacatcatggtgaagtccATGATCTCGACGGTCCATCAAGGCCGGTCCCACTCGACACACCACccaaaaatggatggtgtggaatataCAACACAAACCAATGTggacccacccccacacgtgctaTACATGTGGGTGGCCCCACGTCCTCCCAAAACAGATGGCACTACTTCAAAATCGCTgatttacgacggaccaaatccgtcgtaaaaccaaataaacgacggacttcgtccgtcgcttggtccgtcgctgtttactgagTCGTTTTTTAttttcgacggataaaatccgtcgtttaatctgcgacggataaggtccgtcgcatcATCACGACAGATATAATCTGtcgtaaaatataaaaaatccgtcggtaaaattcaaaaaataagtcGTCACGTAAaacattagcgacggataaggtccgtcgctaatatgacagcgacggacctcaaatgcGTCGTTGATTCTCAACGGTCAAAAATTAGCGACGgatcatattagcgacggaccttgaATTCGTCGTTGATTTTTAaagttcagaaattagcgacggatttggtccgtcgctaaaatatctgtgaaTAGCCAAAAATATtgatgaattattattattattattttaattttgcacctaatagtcattcaaaaaataattcacactattatttgataagaatcctattcacaaaattggtaacaactcaattcaataaaagaggaaatgacccaagtggcccactccaacaaaAATCGACTTTTAACCCTCTTTAACTAAACACTTCCCCCCCTAAACTAGGAcccatacaaaagaaattacccggaacttcatctgttggctatgccttgccttgaattggctacttagtatcttctcttgttcaaccttcttttaAGCCCTTCCTACAGatattacaaacaaccagattGAATCCAAGATAAGACTACtttagtcaacccttcatatattacaaataaccagctcaaatccatgaaaagtgaatagtttaatcaactgaaaccatttaacaaaataaaagattagaattcatcctagccattagaggttcaggtaagagcatttcttaacttcatagcattcactgggagagcacaatacagtttttttttttcacaatgaaAAATTATTCTCATCCAGAGGGAAAGAGTGAAAACAGTTATGTTCTGAAGCATCCAAAGCAAACAGTAGCAACAGATAACTTTGGTCTATGGCTGCTAAATGCTTGAGTTAACGTTGTTCCTTGTGTTAAGTTACAATCATTGAGGAAAACAGAAAGCAACATCAGAAAGTGTTTACCTGATGCAAGGGAAAAAAACCGCATGTGGAAAGAGATAATACCAGAACATAAGTGCAAAATCAGCAGATAAACAGAGGCCCACTTTGTACATCAAGCATGCCCTCATCGACCAGGATCAAAAGGCTGCCATGGCAATTGACTCactctcccatctcaaccacctTCTGCTGCGTCTCTGACATCAATTGTAAAACTGTATTCCTGGTCACATCCTAGATACGAATCACACACAAAATACAGCATATATGACTTACTTTCCAACTTCTGCAGGAGCAGTGAAGTCAAGCTTGACTTATGCCCTCCGTTGCAGCGACACCCTCTTTATCGCCAGCAGCTGCTGGCTTTTGCTGTCACCAACCACAAGCCACCACCCCTCTTCTTGGCTTTCGGGTATCTGGGTGCATCAACTAGTCCAACCTCTGAGCGCCCCTCGCGCCCCTCACGCCCCTCAAAGTCTCGCTCAAGGGTGACCTGCAAGGTAACATTTTCCCCAGGCCTCACATCATCACTATCCAGCACCTCGTACACCATATCAATGTTAGGAAAGTGGTTGCAAAAGTGGATGATGTCCTGCAGCTGTGACTCTGATATCTGGAGCAGCTCATGCCTTTCATCATTCTCCATCTCCATCAAATCAAAGACTGTTCCAGTACTCTTCCCTGGATTTTCTTCACACCTCTTCGCCAGCTCCCTTGTGAAGTGTGGAAGTTGCAGAAGAATGGAGTCAAGCTCCCACATGCCTTGAGTCACCATCTGACTCACTTCCATCGCGAGAAGAGCTAGATTGAGCCACCCATTGCTGGAAATAACATCAACCATAGCCTGAAGCAACCTGTTAGCAGAGAGGAGAACCTCTCTCTGATCGACTGCTAGATTTCCTACCACTGTAT
Proteins encoded in this window:
- the LOC131221857 gene encoding DExH-box ATP-dependent RNA helicase DExH12-like; its protein translation is MKDLLEILVSASEYAQLPIRPGEEELKRKLINHQRFSVENPKCMDPHEKANVLLQAHFSRHTVVGNLAVDQREVLLSANRLLQAMVDVISSNGWLNLALLAMEVSQMVTQGMWELDSILLQLPHFTRELAKRCEENPGKSTGTVFDLMEMENDERHELLQISESQLQDIIHFCNHFPNIDMVYEVLDSDDVRPGENVTLQVTLERDFEGREGREGRSEVGLVDAPRYPKAKKRGGGLWLVTAKASSCWR